One genomic window of Oncorhynchus clarkii lewisi isolate Uvic-CL-2024 chromosome 5, UVic_Ocla_1.0, whole genome shotgun sequence includes the following:
- the LOC139409171 gene encoding inactive tyrosine-protein kinase PEAK1-like — protein MDCATQGAERQSGPPVLPIKQRRSLYSRGSSMGSSVDLELDGSVSSPLGPHQHQGSTCTDVFSAATDCHALQCPIHQRYDPSYCHQERFFSDSTTPPPVPKKRLARTLSLPGVYLCPLSPLPCSHQNYDNPLYMLVPNAGTQPHVEIDEERPVQKSPLNLQPLSQLDFDTPDEQLTYFFSSFYNQGDISQGIQHRHLLFLRSMEQRMEAGVLLMRESGEGLVAFQPQDFLLCENYQPKQIAGSLYYSLHSPKFPGRIIAAKVSSEVGPLSQPTSVPPNVNIQQVIVSFPSCPALEKEPGTKNTTTSDSSQSDQTGTESPDESRIEADQSQAESEESSGPTVASLLLKGYAVTIERDLPQATLEDFVQEGRFLRSFKPLVYERQLSILLLQLALGLQHLWSNAATCAELKAQGILLVWPRERGQETEADKAEESGRSEEMELLENEKIKGEIQELWRKWGTPRVALTNHTSHSDPSLFQPAHAPLSIQSQFGVLLEYCLYLSDNAPSQHTQSSDGAIQSSPYLPGLLQLASWLQDEGSGLQIADVVGVLQALLWGPRVELFRVNATVPSTLHNWLSVKQALLMLKLAERGLIQDLPSLDWEHCLCLQYISFTDSETVMRATARLGLHNTMDKKL, from the exons ATGGATTGTGCAACtcagggagcagagagacagagtggaccCCCAGTGTTGCCTATCAAACAGCGCAG GAGTCTCTACTCGCGAGGCTCTAGTATGGGTTCCAGTGTGGACCTGGAGTTGGATGGGAGTGTCTCTAGCCCATTGGGGCCCCATCAGCACCAGGGCTCTACCTGTACAGATGTGTTCTCTGCAGCCACTGATTGCCATGCACTCCAGTGTCCCATTCACCAGCGCTATG ACCCCTCTTACTGTCATCAAGAGAGGTTTTTCTCAGATAGCACCACCCCTCCACCAGTGCCCAAGAAGAGGCTGGCTCGAACCCTTTCCCTACCAGGGGTCTATCTGTGTCCCCTTTCCCCACTACCCTGCAGTCACCAAAACTATGACAACCCTCTCTACATGCTGGTCCCCAACGCAGGCACTCAGCCCCATGTAGAGATAGATGAAGAAAGACCAGTCCAGAAGAGCCCTCTCAACTTGCAGCCGCTGTCTCAACTGGACTTCGATACACCTGATGAACAGCTTACCTACTTCTTCAGCAGTTTCTACAACCAAGGGGACATTTCTCAAGGTATTCAGCATCGCCACCTACTGTTCCTGAGGAGTATGGAACAGCGCATGGAGGCTGGGGTTCTCCTGATGAGAGAGTCCGGCGAAGGCCTTGTTGCATTTCAGCCCCAAGATTTCCTACTGTGTGAAAACTACCAGCCCAAGCAGATAGCAGGTTCACTGTACTACAGCCTGCATAGCCCAAAGTTTCCAGGGAGGATAATCGCAGCTAAG GTAAGCAGTGAAGTTGGCCCCTTGTCTCAACCTACCTCAGTGCCGCCCAATGTCAACATTCAGCAGGTCATTGTATCTTTCCCATCATGCCCAGCACTGGAGAAagaacctggaaccaaaaacacaACCACTTCAGACTCCTCACAGTCTGATCAGACAGGGACAGAATCACCAGATGAGAGCAGAATTGAGGCAGACCAAAGTCAAGCGGAGTCTGAAGAGAGCAGTGGACCTACAGTTGCTTCACTATTGCTCAAGGGATATGCAGTGACAATTGAGAGAGACTTACCACAGGCTACTTTGGAAGACTTTGTACAAGAGGGAAGGTTCCTGCGGAGCTTTAAACCATTAGTGTATGAAAGGCAACTGAGTATTCTGCTGCTACAGTTAGCCTTGGGGTTACAACACCTGTGGAGTAATGCAGCCACCTGCGCTGAGCTGAAGGCTCAAGGCATCTTGCTGGTATGGCCAAGGGAGAGAGGGCAGGAAACAGAGGCAGACAAAGCAGAAGAAAGTGGAAGAAGTGAAGAAATGGAGTTATTGGAGAATGAAAAGATAAAAGGAGAGATTCAGGAGCTATGGAGAAAGTGGGGAACCCCTCGTGTGGCGTTGACCAATCACACCAGTCACAGTGACCCCAGTCTCTTTCAGCCTGCTCATGCACCTCTATCCATACAGTCTCAGTTCGGAGTGTTGCTAGAGTACTGCCTGTACCTCTCTGACAATGCTCCCTCTCAACATACACAGAGTTCAGATGGCGCCATCCAGAGCTCCCCATATCTACCAGGGCTTCTCCAACTAGCCTCCTGGCTTCAGGATGAGGGTAGTGGGCTACAGATAGCAGACGTAGTGGGGGTCCTGCAGGCTCTGCTCTGGGGTCCACGTGTTGAGCTCTTCAGGGTAAATGCCACCGTGCCTTCCACTCTGCACAACTGGCTGTCAGTCAAGCAGGCCCTTCTGATGCTGAAGCTGGCAGAGAGAGGGCTGATCCAGGACCTGCCCAGTCTGGACTGGGAGCACTGCCTGTGTCTACAGTACATCTCCTTCACTGACTCTGAAACTGTGATGAGGGCCACAGCTCGACTAGGACTCCACAACACAATGGACAAGAAGTTGTGA